Proteins from a single region of Haloarcula laminariae:
- a CDS encoding NAD(P)/FAD-dependent oxidoreductase produces MEDADVAIVGGGPAGSSAAEAAAARGADTVVLEKGVPRADRAGRGPDSTDAAGLLDYWLDIMGYAPDEIPDDIVLSELEGAKFYGPDSELALTETGIDAEYDGFGFTFHRAKFDDWLRGRAEDAGADYRVGVSVTGVDTDLAASPRHTVELADGEDIRTDYVVLADGPQRTITGPTLDQFLLDRTMGEIMPSNEANHIAYQEHRRMPEELFDPDFIEFWWGMMPGHTAYPWIFPNDDHVARIGLTMPIGLDIDDYEKGEWALLREDDEGIPRGAQYIERLLEQQFPGYDLADFPIVEERGKAKGTETYPISSTRPIESPAGAGIAVVGGAMGSTSAFHEGGDHVAVRTGTIAGRLAAEESLERYNREWHAAIGDEVLRNVTFADLVRDWRPRDWDRAFRTANDLMDARGIKADAALRGGLHGLQLVAQYKWGKFGYRDGRYVQLREADYAI; encoded by the coding sequence ATGGAAGACGCAGACGTGGCCATCGTCGGCGGCGGTCCGGCGGGCTCGTCGGCCGCCGAAGCGGCCGCCGCCCGTGGCGCCGATACTGTCGTTCTGGAGAAGGGCGTCCCCCGGGCCGACCGCGCGGGCCGCGGACCGGACTCGACGGACGCCGCCGGGTTGCTCGACTACTGGCTCGACATCATGGGCTATGCGCCCGACGAGATTCCCGACGACATCGTCCTCAGCGAACTGGAGGGCGCGAAGTTCTACGGCCCCGACTCGGAACTGGCGCTGACCGAGACCGGCATCGACGCCGAGTACGACGGCTTCGGCTTCACGTTCCACCGCGCGAAGTTCGACGACTGGCTCCGGGGCCGGGCCGAAGACGCCGGCGCCGACTACCGGGTCGGCGTCTCGGTCACGGGCGTCGACACGGACCTCGCCGCCTCGCCCCGGCACACCGTTGAACTGGCCGACGGCGAGGACATCCGGACCGACTACGTCGTCCTGGCCGACGGCCCACAGCGGACGATAACCGGCCCCACCCTGGACCAGTTCCTGCTCGACCGGACGATGGGCGAGATAATGCCCTCGAACGAGGCCAACCACATCGCCTACCAGGAACACCGCCGGATGCCGGAGGAGCTGTTCGACCCCGACTTCATCGAGTTCTGGTGGGGGATGATGCCCGGCCACACCGCCTACCCGTGGATATTCCCGAACGACGACCACGTGGCCCGAATCGGCCTGACGATGCCGATCGGCCTGGACATCGACGACTACGAGAAAGGCGAGTGGGCGCTCCTGCGCGAGGACGACGAGGGGATTCCCCGCGGCGCCCAGTACATCGAGCGCCTGCTCGAACAGCAGTTCCCGGGCTACGACCTCGCGGACTTCCCAATCGTCGAGGAGCGGGGGAAGGCAAAGGGGACCGAGACCTACCCCATCTCCTCGACGCGGCCCATCGAGTCGCCCGCCGGAGCCGGCATCGCCGTCGTCGGCGGGGCGATGGGCTCGACCTCCGCGTTCCACGAGGGCGGCGACCACGTCGCGGTCCGCACCGGCACGATAGCCGGCCGACTCGCCGCCGAGGAGTCCCTGGAGCGGTACAACCGCGAGTGGCACGCCGCCATCGGCGACGAGGTGCTCAGAAACGTCACCTTCGCCGACCTGGTCCGTGACTGGCGGCCACGCGACTGGGACCGCGCGTTCAGGACCGCCAACGACCTGATGGACGCCCGCGGCATCAAGGCCGACGCGGCGCTTCGCGGCGGCCTGCACGGGCTCCAGCTCGTCGCCCAGTACAAGTGGGGGAAGTTCGGCTACCGCGACGGCCGCTACGTCCAGCTCCGGGAAGCCGACTACGCCATCTGA
- a CDS encoding HalOD1 output domain-containing protein, protein MTQGNPPQSETEPQSGHDRQTRAAAQPTADGESICYRVLTAVAEATGTAPTDLAPLSETVEPDALEQLFTPTGTETSQSAAGSVVFRYEGCIVTVYADGRVTVEHAES, encoded by the coding sequence ATGACACAAGGTAATCCTCCGCAGTCCGAGACCGAGCCACAGTCCGGGCACGACCGACAGACCCGTGCGGCCGCCCAGCCCACCGCAGACGGCGAGTCTATCTGCTATCGCGTGCTCACGGCCGTCGCCGAGGCGACCGGAACCGCGCCGACAGACCTGGCCCCGCTTTCCGAGACGGTCGAGCCGGATGCGCTCGAACAACTGTTCACACCGACCGGCACGGAGACCTCTCAGTCTGCAGCGGGGTCCGTGGTGTTCCGGTACGAAGGCTGTATCGTAACAGTGTACGCGGACGGCCGCGTCACCGTCGAACACGCCGAGTCGTAG
- a CDS encoding bacterio-opsin activator domain-containing protein, whose product MSDTPERERPRSVCEVEFSVQDSRYPFVRVSEDEQCLLKLAEMFPRPDGHAEFFTVTDADPIRVAARASEHESLDVTLLREGERSGFFEFLVSDRCPAVKLAELGALTRSVIGKDGTGRIVAEIPPQRDASAIIEVFSDEYPDADLVTKREKEALDPRFPQSAFRQLLHRHLTERQREVLQTAFEMGYYEWPRECTGSDVAVELGITSATFSEHIKAAERNLFGALFNRQLREPGDV is encoded by the coding sequence ATGTCCGACACCCCCGAGCGTGAGCGCCCCCGTTCCGTGTGCGAGGTCGAGTTCAGCGTGCAGGATTCACGGTATCCGTTCGTCAGGGTGTCCGAGGACGAACAGTGTCTGCTCAAACTCGCGGAGATGTTCCCGCGGCCGGACGGACACGCCGAGTTCTTCACCGTCACGGACGCCGATCCGATACGGGTCGCCGCCCGCGCCAGCGAGCACGAGTCCCTGGACGTAACGCTCCTCAGGGAAGGCGAACGCAGTGGCTTCTTCGAGTTTCTCGTCTCTGATAGGTGTCCGGCCGTCAAGCTCGCCGAACTCGGCGCACTCACCCGCTCAGTGATCGGGAAAGACGGCACCGGTCGTATCGTCGCCGAGATTCCGCCCCAGCGGGACGCATCGGCGATCATCGAGGTGTTCTCCGACGAGTATCCGGATGCCGACCTCGTCACCAAACGGGAGAAAGAGGCCCTCGACCCGCGCTTTCCGCAGTCGGCGTTCCGGCAGCTGCTCCACCGGCACCTGACCGAACGACAGCGGGAAGTGCTGCAAACCGCCTTCGAGATGGGGTACTACGAGTGGCCCCGGGAATGCACGGGCTCGGACGTCGCCGTGGAACTCGGCATCACGTCGGCGACGTTCTCGGAACACATCAAGGCCGCCGAGCGGAACCTCTTCGGTGCGCTGTTCAACAGGCAGCTGCGGGAGCCGGGCGACGTGTGA
- a CDS encoding zinc-dependent alcohol dehydrogenase, translating to MRALTWHGKQDVRVEEVPRPEVVNPTDAVIEVTATAICGSDLHLYHGRVPSMREGDVLGHEPMGRVVEVGEDVETLEEGDRVVVPFTISCGACWFCEHDLYSLCDNSNPNAELARETMGHSPAGLFGYSHMLGGYAGGQAEYLRVPYADVGPVKIESDLTDEQVLFLSDIFPTGHMAAENADIDENDTVAVWGCGPVGQFAIQSADLLGADRVVAIDRVPERLEMAREHGDAVTIDYEDEDVYDRLMDLTGGRGPDSCIDAVGTDAHGTGVVATSDRVKQRLLLEDDRPTVLREAIRCCRKGGTLSVPGVYVGRADNFPVGPLMNKGITVKTGQTHVQRYLGPLLDQIESGNIDPSFVVTHDEPLERGPELYETFNDKEDDCIKVVLRP from the coding sequence ATGAGAGCGCTCACGTGGCACGGGAAACAGGACGTCCGCGTCGAGGAGGTCCCCCGCCCGGAGGTCGTCAACCCGACCGACGCCGTCATCGAGGTGACGGCCACCGCCATCTGTGGCTCCGACCTCCACCTTTACCACGGCAGAGTGCCGTCGATGCGTGAGGGCGACGTGCTGGGCCACGAACCGATGGGCCGGGTCGTCGAGGTCGGCGAAGACGTCGAGACCCTCGAAGAGGGGGACCGGGTCGTCGTCCCCTTCACCATCAGCTGTGGCGCCTGCTGGTTCTGCGAACACGACCTGTACTCGCTCTGTGACAACTCGAACCCGAACGCCGAGCTCGCACGCGAGACGATGGGCCACTCGCCGGCCGGCCTCTTTGGCTACTCCCACATGCTGGGGGGCTACGCCGGCGGGCAGGCCGAGTACCTCCGGGTGCCCTACGCCGACGTGGGGCCGGTGAAAATCGAGTCGGACCTCACCGACGAGCAGGTCCTGTTCCTCTCGGACATCTTCCCGACGGGCCACATGGCCGCCGAGAACGCCGACATCGACGAGAACGACACCGTCGCCGTCTGGGGGTGTGGCCCGGTCGGCCAGTTCGCCATCCAGAGCGCCGACCTGCTCGGCGCCGACCGCGTCGTCGCCATCGACCGGGTCCCCGAGCGGCTGGAGATGGCCCGCGAACACGGCGACGCGGTGACCATCGACTACGAGGACGAGGACGTCTACGACCGACTGATGGACCTGACCGGGGGGCGCGGTCCGGACAGCTGCATCGACGCCGTCGGGACGGACGCCCACGGGACCGGGGTCGTGGCGACCTCCGACCGGGTGAAACAGCGGTTGCTCCTGGAGGACGACCGCCCGACCGTGCTGCGCGAGGCGATTCGGTGCTGTCGCAAGGGCGGGACGCTCTCGGTCCCCGGGGTCTACGTCGGCCGCGCGGACAACTTCCCGGTGGGGCCGCTGATGAACAAGGGCATCACGGTCAAGACCGGACAGACCCACGTCCAGCGGTATCTCGGGCCGCTGCTGGACCAGATAGAGTCGGGCAACATCGACCCGTCGTTCGTCGTCACCCACGACGAACCCCTAGAGCGGGGACCGGAGCTCTACGAGACGTTCAACGACAAGGAGGACGACTGTATCAAGGTGGTCCTGCGGCCTTGA
- a CDS encoding SRPBCC family protein: MATLEPQNEAERHRDGTSSETGRLPGTLIRGGQLVVGTALVDYGRRQRSSRGTAATVGGGALIFSALGGMSRVKRALTDRTDSERATEPERRETAVRRSITVDGTPESLYEQWRDPETFAEIMGHFAEVTPVDEGRFRWTVHGPYGRDIGWETSVVVDEPGEICRWETPTDAVLPNEGAVRFEEAPGDRGTVVTLSVAFEPPGGTLGSAALEQFDIVPKKLVGVALDRFKSLVESGEVPTLDRNPSGRGSGDTV; this comes from the coding sequence ATGGCGACACTAGAACCACAGAACGAGGCGGAGCGACATCGAGACGGGACGAGTTCGGAAACGGGACGGCTCCCGGGGACACTGATACGGGGCGGGCAACTGGTAGTCGGGACCGCGCTGGTCGACTACGGCCGCAGACAGCGGTCCAGCCGCGGGACGGCCGCGACGGTCGGCGGCGGTGCCCTCATCTTCAGCGCCCTGGGCGGGATGTCCCGGGTCAAGCGTGCGCTCACCGACCGAACCGACAGCGAGCGAGCGACGGAGCCGGAACGCCGCGAGACGGCGGTCCGCCGCTCGATAACGGTCGACGGGACGCCCGAGTCACTGTACGAGCAGTGGCGGGACCCCGAGACCTTCGCGGAGATAATGGGCCACTTCGCCGAGGTAACGCCGGTCGACGAGGGCCGATTCCGGTGGACGGTACACGGGCCGTACGGCCGGGACATCGGCTGGGAGACCAGCGTCGTGGTCGACGAGCCCGGCGAGATATGCCGCTGGGAGACGCCGACGGACGCCGTGTTACCCAACGAGGGGGCGGTCCGTTTCGAGGAGGCCCCCGGGGACCGGGGGACGGTCGTCACGCTCTCTGTCGCCTTCGAGCCCCCGGGAGGGACGCTCGGCAGCGCCGCCCTGGAGCAGTTCGACATCGTGCCGAAGAAGCTCGTGGGCGTCGCCTTGGACCGCTTCAAGAGCCTCGTCGAGAGCGGCGAGGTCCCGACGCTGGACCGGAACCCCTCGGGCCGCGGGTCGGGTGATACCGTATGA
- a CDS encoding CPBP family intramembrane glutamic endopeptidase — protein sequence MSTASRERPRLQSAIALVSALSLGAGGLALGFALLVLTVVGIGLVTGAELSGFAFLVLSLVFVQGIGCGGVALSYYKLRPVVAPRVRDALNIGGDGAAFRIPVAVPSLRQVGIVLAGYAGAMVWVMVSGVVLTVIQNVRGESIQTGNNAAAELGQTNPELLLLLIPASVLLIGPGEELLFRGVVQGRIRERFGRVPGIAIASLFFAALHILALVGGSLLGNLVVVSILFGTATVFGVAYEFADNIVVPSLIHGLYNATLFTILYVSLTLGEELQQGQALLGLAG from the coding sequence ATGTCAACCGCGTCGCGCGAGCGTCCGCGCCTCCAATCGGCTATCGCGCTGGTCTCCGCGTTGAGTCTCGGGGCCGGTGGGCTCGCGCTCGGGTTCGCACTGCTCGTCCTGACGGTCGTCGGTATCGGGCTCGTCACCGGGGCGGAGCTGTCCGGCTTTGCCTTCCTCGTCCTCAGCCTCGTCTTCGTCCAGGGCATCGGCTGTGGCGGCGTCGCCCTGAGCTACTACAAGCTCAGACCGGTCGTCGCCCCGCGCGTGCGGGACGCCCTGAACATTGGCGGGGACGGCGCGGCGTTCAGGATTCCCGTCGCGGTCCCGTCGCTGCGCCAGGTCGGGATAGTTCTCGCCGGCTACGCGGGGGCCATGGTCTGGGTAATGGTCTCGGGCGTCGTGCTGACGGTCATCCAGAACGTCCGGGGCGAGTCGATACAGACCGGGAACAACGCCGCCGCTGAGCTCGGTCAGACGAACCCGGAGCTGCTCTTGCTGTTGATTCCGGCGTCGGTCCTGCTCATCGGCCCGGGCGAGGAGCTGCTGTTCCGCGGCGTCGTCCAGGGGCGCATCCGGGAGCGGTTCGGTCGCGTGCCGGGCATCGCTATCGCTTCGCTCTTCTTCGCGGCGCTGCACATCCTCGCCCTCGTCGGCGGCTCGCTGCTGGGCAATCTGGTCGTCGTGAGCATCCTCTTTGGCACCGCCACGGTGTTCGGCGTCGCCTACGAGTTCGCCGACAACATCGTCGTCCCGTCGCTGATACACGGGCTGTACAACGCGACGCTGTTTACCATCCTCTATGTCAGCCTGACGCTGGGCGAGGAGCTCCAGCAGGGCCAGGCCCTGCTCGGGCTGGCCGGGTGA
- a CDS encoding DUF1684 domain-containing protein, with product MTDDYAERLRRNRVEKDDFFADHPQSPIPPEERGDFDGLSYFDPDPAYRVEASVTRHDDPDPVEMETTDGRVVRYLHVVTFEFDIGGEAATLQGYRQAGDDPGQLFVPFRDKTTGQQTYGKGRYMELEHEGEIADGDTVTLDFNLAYAPFCAYSDTFSCPLPPEANWLDVAVEAGERTA from the coding sequence ATGACCGACGACTACGCCGAGCGGCTCCGCCGGAACCGCGTCGAGAAGGACGACTTCTTTGCCGACCACCCGCAGTCCCCGATACCGCCCGAGGAGCGGGGCGACTTCGACGGGCTGTCGTACTTCGACCCCGACCCGGCCTACCGCGTCGAGGCGTCGGTGACCCGCCACGACGACCCCGACCCCGTTGAGATGGAGACGACCGACGGGCGCGTCGTCCGCTACCTCCACGTCGTCACCTTCGAGTTCGATATCGGCGGCGAGGCCGCGACGCTCCAGGGGTATCGCCAGGCCGGCGACGACCCCGGACAGCTGTTCGTCCCGTTCCGGGACAAGACCACGGGCCAGCAAACCTACGGGAAGGGGCGGTACATGGAGCTGGAACACGAGGGGGAGATCGCGGACGGCGACACCGTGACACTGGACTTCAATCTCGCGTACGCGCCGTTTTGCGCCTACAGCGACACGTTCTCCTGTCCACTCCCGCCCGAGGCGAACTGGCTGGACGTGGCGGTCGAGGCCGGCGAGCGGACGGCGTGA